In one Lysobacter alkalisoli genomic region, the following are encoded:
- a CDS encoding aminoglycoside phosphotransferase family protein gives MTADTDARGAARLAWARAASGQPALELERASYDAGHRSYWRTVGIEPSLIVMDAPPGLEDVRPWLRMHALLDGGGVRVPRIIARDEDTGFLLLEDLGGPTLAQVIDDDNADVHFDAAIEQLILLQSIAPPADLPVFGEALLQRDAGLFEEWFLRRHLGLEPGCGDTERLQLAQRRLMDNALAQAKVLTHRDFMPRNLMPAKNGPVDGGPAVLDFQDCVLGPIAYDPVSLFKDAFLSWPLERVDGWLARYHARAVEAGLPVPPLERFLRDADWLGVQRHLKILGIFARLHYRDGKPKYLADAPRFIAYLDQVLPRHAGLTPLRELLDCKVHPAMCSPP, from the coding sequence ATGACCGCCGACACCGACGCGCGTGGCGCCGCCCGCCTGGCCTGGGCCCGCGCCGCCAGCGGACAGCCCGCACTCGAACTCGAACGCGCGTCCTACGACGCCGGCCACCGCAGCTACTGGCGCACGGTCGGCATCGAACCCAGCCTGATCGTGATGGACGCCCCGCCCGGGCTGGAGGACGTACGTCCTTGGTTGCGCATGCATGCTCTGCTCGATGGCGGCGGCGTGCGCGTGCCGCGGATCATCGCCCGCGACGAGGACACCGGCTTCCTGCTGCTGGAAGACCTCGGTGGCCCCACTCTCGCCCAGGTCATCGACGACGACAATGCCGACGTGCATTTCGATGCCGCGATCGAACAATTGATCCTGTTGCAGTCGATCGCGCCGCCGGCGGATCTGCCGGTATTCGGCGAGGCCCTGCTGCAACGCGACGCCGGCCTGTTCGAGGAATGGTTCCTGCGCCGCCACCTCGGCCTCGAACCCGGCTGCGGCGATACCGAGCGACTGCAGCTTGCCCAGCGCCGGCTGATGGACAACGCCCTCGCGCAGGCAAAGGTGCTGACCCATCGTGATTTCATGCCGCGCAACCTCATGCCTGCCAAGAACGGGCCGGTCGACGGCGGGCCGGCCGTGCTCGACTTCCAGGACTGCGTGCTCGGACCGATCGCCTACGACCCGGTCAGTCTGTTCAAGGACGCCTTCCTGAGCTGGCCGCTGGAGCGCGTCGACGGCTGGCTGGCGCGCTACCACGCCCGAGCCGTCGAGGCCGGCCTGCCGGTACCGCCACTGGAACGGTTCCTGCGCGACGCCGACTGGCTCGGCGTGCAACGCCACCTCAAGATACTCGGCATCTTCGCGCGGCTGCACTACCGCGACGGCAAACCGAAATACCTTGCAGACGCGCCACGCTTCATCGCCTACCTCGACCAAGTACTGCCGCGCCATGCCGGACTGACGCCGTTGCGCGAACTGCTCGACTGCAAGGTCCATCCGGCAATGTGCAGTCCGCCATGA
- the cysK gene encoding cysteine synthase A, translating into MALHDSILDTIGNTPIVKLHRIAPKHVDLYAKVEAFNPGGSVKDRLALAIILDAEQKGLLKPGQTVVEATSGNTGIALAMVCAARGYPFVAVMTETFSIERRKLMRAYGAKVILTPAAERGSGMVRKAAELADKHGWFLARQFENEANPAYHRQTTGPEILRDFAGRRLDYFVSGWGTGGTITGAGEVLKLARPDLKVIASEPAGAALLSGKEWQPHKIQGWTPDFLPDVLSRTIADKILPIDDVLARDTSRRLAAEEGLFVGISAGATVAAALQVAEKAPEGSVLLAMLPDTGERYLSTFLFEGIAEGSDDEWLASLD; encoded by the coding sequence ATGGCCCTGCACGACAGCATCCTCGACACGATCGGCAACACCCCGATCGTCAAACTGCACCGCATCGCGCCCAAGCACGTCGATCTCTACGCCAAGGTCGAGGCCTTCAACCCCGGCGGCTCGGTCAAGGACCGCCTGGCGCTGGCGATCATTCTCGACGCCGAGCAGAAGGGCCTGCTAAAGCCCGGCCAGACCGTTGTCGAGGCGACCAGCGGCAACACCGGCATCGCCCTGGCGATGGTCTGCGCCGCACGTGGCTACCCGTTCGTGGCGGTGATGACCGAAACCTTCTCGATCGAGCGGCGCAAGCTGATGCGCGCCTATGGCGCCAAGGTCATCCTGACCCCGGCCGCCGAGCGTGGCAGCGGCATGGTCCGCAAGGCCGCCGAGCTGGCCGACAAGCACGGCTGGTTCCTCGCCCGCCAGTTCGAGAACGAGGCCAATCCCGCCTACCACCGCCAGACCACCGGCCCGGAGATCCTGCGCGACTTCGCCGGCCGGCGTCTGGACTACTTCGTCAGCGGCTGGGGCACCGGTGGCACCATCACCGGTGCCGGCGAGGTACTCAAGCTGGCCCGCCCGGACCTCAAGGTGATCGCCTCCGAGCCGGCCGGCGCCGCGCTGCTGTCGGGCAAGGAGTGGCAGCCACACAAGATCCAAGGCTGGACCCCGGACTTCCTCCCCGACGTGCTCAGTCGCACGATCGCCGACAAGATCCTGCCAATCGACGACGTGCTGGCCCGCGACACCTCGCGCCGCCTCGCCGCCGAGGAAGGTCTTTTCGTCGGCATCTCCGCCGGCGCCACCGTCGCCGCCGCCCTGCAGGTCGCCGAGAAGGCGCCAGAAGGCTCGGTGCTGCTGGCGATGCTGCCCGACACCGGCGAACGCTACCTGTCGACCTTCCTGTTCGAGGGCATCGCCGAAGGCTCGGACGACGAGTGGCTGGCCTCGCTGGACTGA
- the cysG gene encoding siroheme synthase CysG has translation MSSPPATPQLFPLFADLKGRRVLVVGAGSIARRKIDALLGAGARVAVGSPALEPSVAALVDAGRIEHYPGRFDPNWLNDAWLVVAATDSPITNRAVATAAEARRVWANVVDDAELSSVQVPSRVERGPLQIAISSGGGAPMLARHLREQLETQLDESLGDLTELLRTQRRRIRQRLPDIAARRAFFERLLAGPVPGLLRRGNHAEAERAFEKTLSEGAGTTAGRVALVGAGPGDPGLLTLRGLRVLNEADVILHDRLVSTEVLALARRDAELIEVGKQVGGDHHATQSRIHALLVEHARAGKRVVRLKGGDPFVFGRGGEELETLHAHGIDFEVVPGITAAVACAAYAGVPLTHREHAQSVRFVTALGRDGSDPIDWPALARERQTLAFYMGVSGLDRLRDNLVAHGRDPATPFALVENGTRAEQRVVTGTLAELPEAAAAHAIRAPALLILGEVAGSAATLHWFGPRPLRLEDAPATGTSIAQAA, from the coding sequence ATGTCCAGCCCGCCGGCCACACCACAGCTGTTTCCGTTGTTCGCCGACCTCAAAGGCCGCCGCGTGCTGGTCGTCGGCGCTGGTTCGATCGCGCGGCGGAAGATCGATGCCCTGCTCGGTGCCGGCGCACGGGTTGCCGTGGGCTCACCTGCATTGGAACCGTCCGTCGCGGCACTGGTCGATGCCGGCCGGATCGAACACTACCCTGGCCGCTTCGACCCCAACTGGCTCAACGATGCCTGGCTGGTGGTGGCCGCCACCGACAGTCCGATCACCAACCGCGCCGTCGCTACCGCCGCCGAAGCACGCCGGGTCTGGGCGAACGTGGTCGACGACGCCGAACTGTCGAGCGTGCAGGTTCCATCGCGGGTCGAGCGGGGTCCGTTGCAGATCGCAATTTCCAGCGGCGGCGGCGCACCGATGCTGGCGCGTCACCTGCGTGAACAGCTTGAAACCCAGCTCGACGAGTCACTCGGCGACCTAACCGAACTGCTTCGCACGCAACGCAGGCGCATCCGCCAGCGACTGCCCGACATCGCCGCCCGCCGCGCGTTCTTCGAACGCCTGCTGGCCGGCCCGGTGCCTGGCCTGCTGCGTCGTGGCAATCATGCCGAAGCCGAACGCGCGTTCGAGAAAACCTTGTCCGAAGGCGCCGGAACCACGGCCGGTCGCGTGGCTCTGGTCGGCGCCGGCCCCGGCGACCCCGGCCTGTTGACCCTGCGCGGCCTGCGCGTGCTCAACGAGGCCGACGTGATTCTGCACGACCGGCTGGTCAGTACCGAGGTGCTGGCGCTCGCACGCCGCGATGCCGAGTTGATCGAGGTCGGCAAACAGGTCGGCGGCGATCACCACGCCACCCAGTCGCGCATTCATGCGTTGCTGGTCGAGCACGCGCGCGCCGGCAAGCGCGTGGTGCGGCTGAAGGGCGGCGATCCGTTCGTGTTCGGACGTGGCGGCGAGGAGTTGGAAACGCTGCATGCCCACGGCATCGACTTCGAGGTCGTACCCGGCATCACCGCCGCGGTCGCCTGCGCCGCCTATGCCGGGGTACCACTGACCCATCGCGAGCATGCGCAATCGGTACGTTTCGTCACCGCGCTCGGCCGCGACGGCAGCGATCCCATCGACTGGCCGGCGCTGGCCCGGGAACGGCAGACACTGGCCTTCTACATGGGCGTGTCCGGACTGGACCGCCTGCGCGACAACCTTGTCGCCCACGGCCGCGACCCCGCCACCCCGTTCGCACTGGTCGAGAACGGCACCCGCGCCGAACAGCGCGTGGTCACCGGCACGCTCGCCGAACTGCCGGAGGCCGCCGCCGCCCACGCGATACGGGCGCCGGCCTTGTTGATTCTGGGTGAAGTCGCCGGCTCGGCCGCCACCCTACACTGGTTCGGGCCACGCCCACTGCGCCTGGAAGACGCGCCTGCCACCGGCACCTCGATCGCACAGGCCGCCTGA
- a CDS encoding LysR family transcriptional regulator produces the protein MTLTQLRYLVAIADAGLNITLAAERVHATQPGLSKQLKQLEDELGFQLFMRRGRSLEAVAPAGERVIAHARRILEEAANIRAYAANERGEHVGRLVLATTHTQARHVLPGAIATIKRAWPRISVHLEPVADGEVLEQLAHGAADMAVLSTAGQVPDGGLAVPLFRWQRKVIVPKAHPLAGIGRAPTLVELSKYPLVSYESSIRPESSLRRAFAGEGVEPQLAMTARDADLIKTYVRTGMGVGLLAEMALGVHEETDLVILPAPAAIPECIAWAVLPRSRVSRDYALELIHAIAPQIDRRDIRLVLEGNAEADWPEPPSWIELTQTMTL, from the coding sequence ATGACCCTGACCCAGCTCCGCTACCTTGTCGCCATCGCCGACGCCGGCCTCAACATCACGCTGGCGGCCGAACGCGTGCACGCGACCCAGCCGGGGCTGTCGAAGCAGCTCAAGCAGCTGGAGGATGAACTCGGCTTCCAGCTGTTCATGCGCCGCGGCCGCAGCCTGGAGGCGGTGGCACCGGCCGGCGAGCGGGTGATCGCGCATGCCCGTCGGATACTGGAAGAAGCCGCCAACATCCGTGCCTACGCCGCCAACGAGCGCGGCGAGCATGTCGGCCGGCTGGTGCTCGCCACCACCCACACCCAGGCCCGCCACGTATTGCCCGGCGCGATCGCGACCATCAAGCGCGCCTGGCCGCGGATCAGCGTGCACCTGGAGCCGGTCGCCGATGGCGAGGTGCTCGAACAACTGGCCCACGGCGCCGCCGACATGGCCGTGCTCAGCACTGCCGGCCAGGTGCCCGATGGCGGCCTCGCGGTGCCGCTGTTCCGCTGGCAGCGCAAGGTGATCGTGCCGAAGGCGCACCCGCTGGCCGGAATCGGTCGCGCCCCCACCCTGGTCGAGTTGTCGAAATACCCGCTGGTCAGTTACGAATCCTCGATCCGCCCGGAGTCGTCATTGCGCCGCGCGTTCGCCGGCGAGGGCGTCGAGCCGCAACTGGCGATGACCGCGCGCGACGCCGACCTGATCAAGACCTATGTGCGCACCGGCATGGGCGTCGGCCTGCTCGCGGAGATGGCGCTGGGCGTGCATGAAGAAACCGACCTGGTGATCCTGCCGGCCCCCGCAGCGATTCCCGAATGCATCGCCTGGGCGGTACTGCCGCGCTCGCGGGTGTCGCGCGACTATGCATTGGAGCTGATCCACGCCATCGCCCCGCAGATCGACCGCCGGGATATCCGTCTCGTGCTGGAGGGCAATGCCGAGGCCGACTGGCCCGAGCCGCCGAGCTGGATCGAGCTGACCCAGACGATGACGTTGTAG
- a CDS encoding LysR family transcriptional regulator, translated as MRTFVRVAERGSLSAAARELGIGQSTVTRQLRELEAALGVPLLSRTTRRTTVTDEGRHYYANCVQILRLVERAGDEARATRGAPAGTIRVSCTAAFGVLHACHLVFAFQDRYPDIQVDLSLTDERIDLVREGVDIALRLGPLSDSSLKLRALGQSQRLLVAAPDYLAMKGTPRTPHELSAHEGIRMANVAGSDILALQGPDGEQYAVPFTGRFRVDHGLAARVALLAGRGIAPAHRWLVDDLIADGRLVAILPDHELPAVPLSMLIVPERAGIARVRLLIDFLVDRIGSVPGIKPAA; from the coding sequence ATGCGCACTTTCGTCCGCGTTGCCGAACGCGGCAGTCTGTCGGCCGCTGCGCGCGAACTCGGCATCGGCCAGTCGACGGTCACGCGTCAGCTTCGTGAACTGGAAGCGGCGCTCGGCGTGCCCTTGCTCAGCAGGACCACGCGGCGGACCACTGTCACCGACGAGGGCCGCCACTACTACGCCAACTGTGTCCAGATCCTGCGCCTGGTGGAACGGGCGGGAGACGAAGCGCGAGCGACGCGTGGCGCGCCCGCGGGTACGATCCGGGTGTCGTGTACGGCAGCCTTCGGAGTGCTGCATGCCTGCCATCTGGTCTTCGCCTTCCAGGACCGCTATCCGGATATTCAAGTCGACCTCAGCCTCACCGACGAGCGCATCGACCTGGTCCGCGAAGGCGTCGACATCGCGTTGCGCCTGGGTCCGCTCAGCGACAGCTCGCTGAAACTGCGGGCCCTGGGTCAATCGCAACGCCTGCTGGTGGCTGCGCCGGACTATCTGGCAATGAAGGGGACGCCGCGCACGCCACACGAACTCTCCGCCCATGAAGGCATCCGGATGGCGAATGTGGCCGGCAGCGACATCCTGGCCCTGCAGGGACCCGACGGCGAACAGTACGCGGTGCCTTTTACCGGGCGTTTCCGGGTCGACCACGGACTTGCGGCACGCGTGGCGCTGCTCGCCGGGCGAGGCATTGCACCTGCCCATCGATGGCTGGTCGACGACCTCATCGCCGATGGGCGGTTGGTTGCAATCCTGCCTGACCACGAGTTGCCCGCTGTCCCCTTGAGCATGCTCATCGTTCCCGAACGCGCAGGCATTGCGCGGGTGCGATTGCTGATCGACTTTCTCGTCGATCGGATCGGCAGCGTTCCCGGTATCAAGCCAGCTGCATAG
- a CDS encoding NAD(P)H-dependent oxidoreductase, which yields MKVLLVFAHPEPRSLNGALREVAVRELEAQGHQVRVSDLYADGWKSQVDRDDFPTLEPGARLQVAAASGQAYAAGTLTGDVEAEHEKLLWADALILQFPLWWYTMPAILKGWVDRVFSYGLAYGVGEHSDKRWGDRFGEGVFAGRRAMLIVTTGGWEEHYDARGINGPIDDLLFPINHGILYYPGYDVLPPFVVYRVDRFDDAGFEPVAERLRERMRTLSTIPPIPYRRQNFGDYLIPSMQLRPELGDPGATGFALHLDGAGQAGS from the coding sequence ATGAAAGTCCTGCTTGTTTTCGCTCACCCCGAACCGCGCTCGCTCAATGGCGCCCTGCGCGAGGTCGCCGTGAGGGAGCTCGAGGCCCAGGGCCACCAGGTGCGGGTGTCCGATCTGTACGCGGACGGTTGGAAGTCCCAGGTCGATCGCGACGACTTCCCCACGCTGGAGCCCGGGGCGCGATTGCAGGTGGCCGCGGCCTCGGGACAGGCCTACGCTGCCGGCACGTTGACCGGGGATGTTGAAGCCGAACACGAAAAGCTGCTCTGGGCCGATGCCCTGATCCTGCAGTTCCCGCTGTGGTGGTACACGATGCCGGCGATCCTCAAGGGCTGGGTCGACCGGGTCTTCTCCTACGGTCTTGCCTATGGCGTTGGCGAGCACAGCGACAAGCGCTGGGGCGACCGCTTCGGCGAAGGTGTCTTTGCCGGCAGGCGTGCGATGCTGATCGTGACCACCGGCGGCTGGGAGGAGCACTACGACGCCCGCGGGATCAATGGGCCGATCGACGATCTGTTATTCCCCATCAATCACGGGATTCTCTACTACCCGGGCTATGACGTGCTGCCGCCGTTCGTGGTCTACCGGGTCGATCGTTTCGATGATGCCGGTTTCGAACCGGTGGCCGAACGCCTGCGTGAGCGGATGCGGACACTGTCAACCATCCCGCCCATCCCCTATCGCCGGCAGAACTTCGGCGACTATCTGATTCCGAGCATGCAGCTACGCCCGGAGCTGGGTGATCCGGGAGCTACCGGCTTCGCGCTTCATCTGGACGGCGCCGGCCAGGCGGGTTCGTAG
- a CDS encoding phosphoadenylyl-sulfate reductase: MSMPPDPITAAESPKALAELNRWLSQRSAEERVAWALENTASEHALSSSFGAQAAVSLHLVTRQAPDIPVILLDTGYLFPETYRFIDELSDRLGLNLHVYRPEVSNAWAEARLGRLWEKGVEGISRYNRIHKVEPMQRALDELGVRTWIAGLRRDQSATRANIDILELRNGRWKLHPLADWSERDVWQYLNQHDLPYHPLWHQGYVSIGDVHTTRRLEPGMREEDTRFFGLKRECGLHFDDDETENEKAA; the protein is encoded by the coding sequence ATGAGCATGCCCCCCGATCCCATCACCGCCGCCGAATCGCCGAAGGCGCTGGCCGAACTCAACCGCTGGCTCTCCCAGCGCAGCGCCGAGGAGCGCGTCGCCTGGGCGCTTGAGAACACCGCCAGTGAGCACGCTCTGTCGTCGAGCTTCGGCGCGCAGGCGGCGGTGTCACTGCATCTGGTCACGCGGCAGGCGCCGGACATCCCGGTGATCCTGCTCGACACCGGCTACCTGTTCCCGGAGACCTATCGCTTCATCGACGAACTGAGCGATCGCCTTGGCCTGAACCTGCATGTCTACCGCCCCGAAGTCAGCAATGCCTGGGCCGAAGCACGGCTGGGCCGGCTGTGGGAGAAAGGCGTCGAAGGCATCAGCCGCTACAACCGCATCCACAAGGTCGAACCGATGCAGCGTGCGCTGGATGAGCTCGGTGTACGCACCTGGATTGCCGGCCTGCGCCGCGACCAGTCCGCGACCCGCGCCAACATCGACATCCTGGAGCTGCGCAACGGCCGCTGGAAGCTGCATCCGCTGGCCGACTGGAGCGAACGCGACGTCTGGCAGTACCTCAACCAGCATGACCTCCCCTACCACCCGCTATGGCACCAGGGCTACGTGTCGATCGGCGACGTCCACACCACCCGCCGACTGGAACCGGGCATGCGCGAGGAAGACACCCGTTTTTTCGGTCTCAAGCGCGAGTGCGGGTTGCATTTCGACGATGACGAAACCGAAAACGAAAAGGCCGCGTAG